A window of the Deinococcus gobiensis I-0 genome harbors these coding sequences:
- a CDS encoding DUF2726 domain-containing protein: MPLGCLASLFGIREKAAASRGGGVPGRPSARPAPPESLPLKVRRYFFTRDEAAFFEALEAATADLPYRVLTKVRLGDLFDITDKVNSGATRGRLKDKHVDFLLVHTRDHYRPVLAIELDGVSHTAEQQQYRDAVKDTAFRCGGLRLLRVPSRTYTVAQVRDMLHREGLDGG; this comes from the coding sequence GTGCCACTGGGATGTCTCGCCTCGCTGTTCGGAATCCGGGAAAAAGCCGCCGCCTCGCGGGGCGGGGGAGTGCCGGGCCGGCCAAGCGCGCGCCCGGCGCCGCCCGAGTCCCTGCCCCTCAAGGTCCGGCGCTACTTTTTCACGCGCGACGAGGCCGCGTTTTTCGAGGCGCTGGAGGCCGCGACCGCCGACCTGCCCTACCGCGTGCTGACCAAGGTGCGCCTGGGCGACCTGTTCGACATCACCGACAAGGTGAATTCGGGGGCCACGCGCGGCCGCCTCAAGGACAAGCACGTGGATTTCCTGCTGGTCCATACGCGCGACCATTACCGTCCCGTGCTGGCCATCGAACTCGACGGGGTGTCGCACACGGCCGAGCAGCAGCAGTACCGCGACGCGGTCAAGGACACGGCCTTCCGCTGCGGCGGGCTGCGGCTGCTGCGCGTGCCCTCGCGCACGTACACGGTGGCCCAGGTACGCGACATGCTGCACCGAGAGGGCCTGGACGGCGGCTGA
- the clpS gene encoding ATP-dependent Clp protease adapter ClpS: MTRPGTPNTGGDQRTQTLERTRTEPPRLWRVLLLNDDYTPMEFVVAVLSRYFRKSEQDARLIMLAVHHKGQGVAGVYTRDVAETKVAQVSAQARREGYPLRVVAEPEAHE, translated from the coding sequence ATGACCCGCCCCGGCACCCCCAACACTGGCGGCGACCAGCGCACCCAGACGCTGGAGCGCACGCGGACCGAGCCGCCCCGGCTGTGGCGCGTGCTGCTCCTGAACGACGACTACACCCCGATGGAGTTCGTGGTCGCGGTCCTGTCGCGCTATTTCCGCAAGTCCGAACAGGACGCCCGACTCATCATGCTGGCTGTCCACCACAAGGGTCAGGGCGTGGCGGGCGTCTACACCCGCGACGTGGCCGAGACCAAGGTCGCGCAGGTCAGCGCGCAGGCGCGGCGCGAGGGCTACCCCCTGCGCGTCGTCGCCGAACCGGAGGCCCACGAATGA
- a CDS encoding AAA family ATPase, whose protein sequence is MIGEHLQVTIGRAADYARVAGHEYVTLEHLLLALTHDPEALETLLALGVDVEALRETLNAELQEASASGEALPEDDDPDFTLGVHRVVEGAVLQLHASGKGSEEADGARVLAELLEEEDSPARAALEAQGVTRLDVLSYLSHGVAKVGGRSRERRVAGVDGAAAEAEAPAETDPLEAYATDLTAAARAGEFDPVIGRDAELERTVHILARRGKNNPVLVGEPGVGKTALAEGLAQRVVGGQAPGFLKDASVYALNLGALLAGTRYRGDFEARLGAVVAALDGRNAVLFIDELHTIVGAGATEGGSVDAANLLKPALARGRLRVLGATTPAELRHLEKDRALWRRFQTVEVPEPSEEDALAILRGLAPHYAAHHGVTYADDALDAAVRLSARHLRDRFLPDKAIDVLDEAGAARRSAGKGGEIGVPDIEATVARMARVPLGAVKAEEVRSLATLEADLGARVFGQEKAVGAVAAAVKLARAGLRDPQKPQGMFLFAGPTGVGKTELARALAERLGIHLARFDMSEYQEPHTVARLIGAPPGYVGFDQGGLLTDAVAKHPHAVLLLDEIEKAHPDVYNVFLQLMDHGTLTDHAGKKVDGRGLLLIFTTNAGAADASRPALGFSRVGRAGEESAAVTRTFTPEFRNRLDAVIHFAPLSPEVMTGVVDKFLRALEAQLAERRVALTVTPAARARLAQLGYDPALGARPLARVIEERLGRPLADELLFGRLTGGGTVMVDTDDEGGFRFSP, encoded by the coding sequence ATGATCGGCGAGCACCTTCAGGTCACCATCGGGCGCGCGGCCGACTATGCCCGCGTCGCCGGGCACGAGTACGTGACCCTCGAACATCTCCTGCTGGCGCTGACCCACGATCCCGAGGCCCTGGAAACGCTGCTGGCCCTGGGCGTGGATGTCGAGGCGCTGCGCGAGACCCTGAACGCCGAATTGCAGGAGGCCTCCGCGAGCGGCGAGGCGCTGCCCGAGGACGACGATCCCGATTTCACCCTGGGGGTCCACCGCGTCGTCGAGGGCGCGGTGCTGCAACTGCATGCCAGCGGCAAGGGCAGTGAGGAGGCCGACGGCGCGCGCGTGCTGGCCGAACTGCTGGAAGAGGAGGACTCGCCCGCCCGCGCGGCCCTGGAGGCCCAGGGCGTGACCCGCCTGGACGTACTGAGCTACCTCTCGCACGGCGTCGCCAAGGTGGGGGGGCGCAGCCGCGAGCGCCGCGTGGCCGGTGTGGACGGCGCGGCCGCCGAGGCCGAGGCCCCGGCCGAGACCGACCCGCTGGAGGCCTACGCCACCGACCTGACGGCCGCAGCGCGGGCCGGCGAGTTCGATCCCGTGATCGGCCGCGACGCCGAGCTGGAGCGCACCGTACACATCCTGGCGCGCCGGGGCAAGAACAATCCCGTGCTGGTGGGCGAGCCCGGCGTGGGCAAGACGGCGCTGGCCGAGGGACTGGCGCAGCGGGTGGTGGGCGGTCAGGCCCCCGGCTTCCTGAAGGACGCCTCGGTGTACGCGCTGAACCTGGGCGCGCTGCTCGCGGGCACGCGCTACCGGGGCGACTTCGAGGCGCGGCTGGGGGCGGTGGTCGCGGCGCTGGACGGCCGGAACGCGGTGCTGTTCATCGACGAGCTGCATACCATCGTGGGGGCGGGGGCGACCGAGGGCGGCAGTGTGGACGCCGCCAACCTCCTCAAGCCGGCCCTGGCGCGCGGGCGGCTGCGGGTGCTGGGCGCGACCACGCCCGCCGAACTGCGGCACCTGGAAAAGGACCGTGCCCTGTGGCGGCGCTTCCAGACCGTCGAGGTGCCCGAACCCTCCGAGGAGGACGCGCTGGCCATCCTGCGCGGCCTCGCGCCCCACTACGCCGCGCATCACGGCGTGACCTACGCCGACGACGCCCTGGACGCCGCCGTACGGCTCTCGGCCCGGCACCTGCGCGACCGTTTCCTGCCCGACAAGGCCATCGACGTGCTCGACGAGGCGGGGGCGGCGCGGCGCAGCGCCGGAAAGGGCGGCGAGATCGGGGTGCCGGACATCGAGGCGACGGTGGCGCGCATGGCCCGCGTGCCGCTGGGCGCCGTGAAGGCCGAGGAGGTGCGCAGCCTCGCCACCCTGGAGGCCGATCTGGGGGCGCGTGTCTTCGGGCAGGAGAAGGCCGTGGGGGCGGTCGCGGCGGCGGTCAAGCTCGCACGCGCGGGCCTGCGCGATCCGCAAAAGCCCCAGGGCATGTTCCTGTTCGCCGGGCCGACCGGCGTGGGCAAGACCGAGCTGGCCCGCGCGCTGGCCGAGCGCCTGGGGATCCACCTCGCCCGCTTCGATATGTCCGAATACCAGGAGCCGCACACGGTCGCGCGCCTGATCGGGGCGCCCCCCGGCTACGTGGGCTTCGACCAGGGTGGGCTGCTCACCGACGCGGTCGCCAAGCACCCCCACGCCGTGCTGCTGCTCGACGAGATCGAGAAGGCGCACCCGGACGTGTACAACGTCTTCCTGCAACTCATGGACCACGGCACCCTGACCGACCACGCGGGCAAGAAGGTGGACGGGCGCGGCCTCCTCCTGATCTTCACCACGAATGCGGGCGCGGCCGACGCCAGCCGTCCGGCGCTGGGGTTTTCGCGGGTGGGCCGTGCGGGCGAGGAGAGCGCGGCAGTGACCCGCACCTTCACGCCCGAGTTCCGCAACCGCCTTGACGCCGTGATCCACTTCGCGCCGCTGTCGCCCGAGGTCATGACGGGCGTGGTGGACAAGTTCCTGCGCGCCCTGGAGGCGCAGCTCGCCGAACGCCGCGTGGCCCTGACCGTGACCCCGGCCGCCCGCGCGCGGCTGGCGCAGCTCGGGTACGACCCGGCGCTGGGCGCGCGCCCGCTGGCCCGCGTGATTGAGGAACGGCTGGGCCGCCCACTGGCCGACGAACTGCTGTTCGGGCGGCTGACCGGCGGCGGGACCGTCATGGTGGACACGGACGATGAGGGCGGTTTCCGCTTCTCGCCCTGA
- a CDS encoding Gfo/Idh/MocA family protein, producing MPLKPQIEHPEAQNRRVGFAVVGLGKLSVEELLPAARTSEHAYVAALVTSEPDKGEAFALALGLTPDDVYTYEEFGRLRERSDVEAVYIVLPNSMHREYALRAAEAGKHVLCEKPLGVNVADAQAIVDGCAQAGVQLMTAYRCQYTPEHWAARQAVQEGRLGKVKLLDSIHVQVEDDPEVWRLRLGLAGGGPLPDVGIYSLNTVRFVLGQEPEWVFAAQHRPQDDPRFTEVEESVSFMLGFGGGVIANCLTSYGALKTSTLRVLGEEGSLLMDPAFPYQGVKLTIEDEAGRFEPSFGSHDQFAREFDHFAQRVRSGQTPWTPGEEGVQDHIIMDAIYQSARSGQVVQLKKVEGQDVFRGIPPEVPGQE from the coding sequence ATGCCCCTGAAACCGCAGATTGAGCATCCGGAAGCCCAGAACCGCCGGGTCGGCTTCGCCGTGGTCGGCCTCGGGAAGCTCAGCGTCGAGGAGCTTCTTCCGGCGGCGCGCACGAGCGAACACGCCTACGTCGCCGCCCTGGTCACCAGCGAACCCGACAAGGGCGAGGCCTTCGCGCTGGCCCTGGGGCTGACCCCGGACGACGTGTACACCTACGAGGAGTTCGGCCGCCTGCGCGAACGCAGCGACGTGGAAGCCGTCTACATCGTGCTGCCCAACTCCATGCACCGCGAGTACGCCCTGCGCGCCGCCGAAGCGGGCAAGCACGTCCTGTGCGAGAAACCGCTGGGCGTGAACGTCGCCGACGCCCAGGCCATCGTGGACGGTTGCGCGCAGGCCGGAGTGCAGCTCATGACCGCCTACCGCTGCCAGTACACCCCCGAGCACTGGGCCGCCCGGCAGGCCGTGCAGGAAGGCCGCCTGGGCAAGGTCAAACTGCTCGACTCCATCCACGTGCAGGTAGAGGACGATCCCGAGGTCTGGCGGCTGCGCCTGGGCCTCGCGGGTGGCGGGCCACTGCCGGACGTGGGCATCTACAGCCTGAACACGGTCCGCTTCGTGCTGGGCCAGGAACCCGAGTGGGTCTTCGCGGCGCAGCACCGGCCCCAGGACGACCCGCGCTTCACGGAGGTCGAGGAGTCGGTGAGCTTCATGCTCGGTTTCGGGGGCGGCGTGATCGCCAACTGCCTGACGAGCTACGGAGCCCTGAAGACTTCGACCCTGCGCGTGCTGGGCGAGGAAGGCTCATTGCTGATGGACCCAGCCTTTCCGTATCAGGGCGTGAAACTGACCATCGAGGACGAGGCGGGCCGCTTCGAACCCAGTTTCGGAAGCCATGACCAGTTCGCGCGCGAGTTCGACCACTTCGCGCAGCGGGTCCGCAGCGGCCAGACGCCCTGGACACCCGGCGAGGAAGGCGTACAGGACCACATCATCATGGACGCCATCTACCAGAGCGCCCGCAGCGGTCAGGTCGTGCAGCTGAAGAAGGTGGAAGGCCAGGACGTCTTCCGGGGCATTCCGCCCGAGGTGCCGGGCCAGGAGTGA
- a CDS encoding GNAT family N-acetyltransferase, whose amino-acid sequence MSRPPQVPVPQVRSAVPGDAAFAAPLIQETIGAIGHALTGEVDDAGAARVIEEAFARPGHRLSFEFTLLLEEDGVPLGLAVLYPGERAELLDRPFHDRLRALGRPDHIVAEARPGELYLDTLAVAGAARGRGLGATLLAACAARAQAAGLPLALLVEDGNPAGRLYRRLGFAGEEEVTVAGHRYLRLAWAAAPAAGR is encoded by the coding sequence ATGTCACGCCCGCCCCAGGTCCCGGTGCCCCAGGTCCGCTCCGCCGTTCCCGGAGACGCCGCCTTCGCCGCGCCCCTGATCCAGGAAACCATCGGGGCCATCGGGCACGCCCTGACCGGCGAGGTGGACGATGCCGGAGCCGCGCGGGTCATCGAGGAAGCCTTCGCCCGGCCGGGTCACCGCCTGAGCTTCGAATTCACGTTGCTGCTCGAAGAGGACGGCGTCCCCCTCGGGCTCGCGGTGCTGTATCCCGGCGAGCGGGCAGAGCTGCTGGACCGGCCCTTCCACGACCGCCTGCGGGCCCTGGGCCGGCCGGACCACATCGTCGCCGAGGCCCGGCCGGGCGAACTGTATCTCGACACGCTGGCGGTGGCGGGGGCGGCCCGGGGGCGGGGGCTGGGGGCCACGCTGCTCGCGGCCTGCGCGGCGCGCGCCCAGGCGGCCGGGCTGCCACTGGCCCTGCTGGTCGAGGACGGCAACCCGGCCGGGCGGCTCTACCGCCGCCTCGGGTTTGCGGGTGAGGAGGAGGTCACGGTCGCCGGGCATCGCTATCTGCGTCTGGCCTGGGCCGCCGCGCCGGCCGCCGGCCGGTGA
- a CDS encoding GNAT family N-acetyltransferase, with amino-acid sequence MTDLCAPDVTLRDRRPEDVPALARWLTDPAAEWRAWDAPYTPAAQTTETMRAYVKYLRQTSPDPDERLVVVGEQVVGMVNRSEEEPAGGGWWDLGILLLDPAYWGGGVGTRALALWVQDTLDWTDAHTLTVTTWGGNERMIRLARRLGFTECMRVREARVVAGVRHDSVRLDLLRREWAGGRA; translated from the coding sequence GTGACCGACCTCTGTGCCCCGGACGTGACGCTGCGTGACCGCCGACCGGAAGACGTGCCGGCCCTGGCGCGCTGGCTGACCGACCCCGCCGCCGAGTGGCGGGCCTGGGACGCGCCCTACACGCCCGCCGCCCAGACGACCGAAACCATGCGCGCCTACGTCAAGTACCTGCGCCAGACCTCGCCCGACCCCGACGAGCGTCTGGTCGTGGTGGGCGAGCAGGTGGTCGGCATGGTGAACCGCTCGGAGGAGGAACCGGCCGGCGGCGGCTGGTGGGACCTGGGAATCCTGCTGCTGGACCCGGCGTACTGGGGCGGCGGCGTGGGGACGCGCGCGCTGGCCCTGTGGGTGCAGGACACCCTGGACTGGACGGACGCCCATACCCTGACCGTGACCACCTGGGGCGGCAACGAACGCATGATCCGCCTCGCGCGCCGGCTGGGTTTCACCGAGTGCATGCGGGTGCGCGAGGCGCGGGTGGTCGCCGGGGTACGGCACGACAGCGTGCGCCTCGACCTGCTGCGCCGCGAGTGGGCCGGCGGCCGGGCGTGA
- a CDS encoding SDR family oxidoreductase, with translation MSDESQSRPVNNQYEMRDPLTQYPRPPFPEQPQPAPGLDAKMVPEPDHGEKSYQGFGRLKGRKALITGGDSGIGRAVAIAYAREGADVAIGYLPSEEEDAQEVIKLIEAAGVKALALPGDLKDEAFCTGLIEKTVEAFGGLDILVSNAAKQVFQESIADITTQQFDETFKTNVYALFWLTKAAIPHLKPGSTIITTTSINATQPSETLLDYATTKAAIAAYTEALSGQLAEKGIRANAVAPGPFWTALQPSGGQSQENLKKFGEQVPLGRPGQPAEVASLYVLLASQESSYITGGLFPITGGKLM, from the coding sequence ATGAGCGACGAATCCCAGAGCCGGCCGGTCAACAACCAGTACGAGATGCGCGACCCGCTGACCCAGTACCCCCGGCCGCCCTTTCCCGAGCAGCCGCAGCCCGCGCCGGGTCTCGACGCCAAGATGGTTCCCGAGCCCGACCACGGCGAAAAGAGCTACCAGGGCTTCGGCCGGCTCAAGGGCCGCAAGGCGCTGATTACCGGGGGCGACTCGGGCATCGGGCGCGCGGTCGCCATCGCTTACGCCCGCGAGGGCGCCGACGTGGCCATCGGTTACCTCCCCAGCGAGGAGGAGGACGCGCAGGAGGTCATCAAGCTCATCGAGGCGGCGGGGGTCAAGGCGCTCGCGCTTCCCGGCGACCTCAAGGACGAGGCCTTCTGCACCGGCCTGATCGAGAAGACGGTCGAGGCCTTCGGCGGGCTGGACATTCTGGTGAGCAACGCCGCCAAGCAGGTGTTCCAGGAGAGCATCGCCGACATCACGACCCAGCAGTTCGACGAGACCTTCAAGACGAACGTCTACGCGCTGTTCTGGCTGACCAAGGCGGCGATTCCGCACCTCAAGCCCGGCTCGACGATCATCACGACCACGTCCATCAACGCCACGCAGCCCTCCGAGACGCTGCTGGACTACGCGACCACCAAGGCCGCCATCGCCGCGTACACCGAGGCGCTCTCGGGCCAGCTCGCCGAGAAGGGCATCCGCGCCAACGCGGTCGCGCCCGGCCCCTTCTGGACGGCGCTGCAACCCAGCGGCGGCCAGAGCCAGGAGAACCTCAAGAAGTTCGGCGAGCAGGTGCCGCTCGGGCGCCCCGGCCAGCCCGCCGAGGTCGCCTCCCTGTACGTTCTGCTGGCCTCGCAGGAGTCGAGCTACATCACGGGCGGCCTGTTCCCCATCACGGGTGGCAAGCTGATGTAA
- a CDS encoding aminopeptidase: protein MPDFLAYDPAKHAELLTHYCLYAAPGERLLIGGSSAALPLVAETHRAMLRAGARPVVRLSYPGQDEDLAALAGDEVLDTTHPADTEDMRAMDGTLRILTPEAQGGADAPGAAERRARLTAARAALAAARAGKKWSLTLYPTPHAAEQAGMGEAEFGDFVMRAMFLDRADPVAAWGEVRATQARLIERLTRADTVKIEAAGTDLTLRVGGRTWANSDGKRNMPSGEVFTGPREDSAEGHVTFDIPASYGGVLVRGARLEFRAGQVVSARADEGEDTLHAALATDPGARFLGELGIGTNFGIQRPTGNILFDEKIGGTVHLAVGRSYPETGGTNHSAVHWDLIADLRGGGRILLDGELWQENGQFV from the coding sequence ATGCCCGACTTCCTGGCCTACGACCCGGCGAAACACGCCGAACTGCTCACGCACTACTGCCTGTACGCCGCGCCGGGCGAGCGCCTATTGATCGGAGGCAGCAGCGCCGCGCTGCCGCTGGTGGCCGAGACGCACCGCGCCATGCTGCGGGCGGGCGCGCGGCCCGTGGTGCGCCTGAGCTACCCCGGCCAGGACGAGGACCTGGCCGCCCTGGCCGGGGACGAGGTGCTGGACACCACGCACCCCGCCGATACCGAGGACATGCGCGCGATGGACGGCACCCTGCGCATTCTGACCCCCGAGGCCCAGGGCGGCGCAGACGCCCCCGGCGCCGCCGAACGCCGTGCCCGCCTGACCGCCGCGCGCGCCGCCCTGGCCGCCGCCCGCGCAGGCAAGAAGTGGAGCCTGACGCTGTACCCCACCCCGCACGCCGCCGAGCAGGCGGGCATGGGCGAGGCCGAGTTCGGGGACTTCGTGATGCGCGCGATGTTCCTCGACCGCGCCGACCCGGTGGCCGCCTGGGGCGAGGTGCGCGCCACGCAGGCCCGGCTGATCGAGCGCCTGACCCGCGCCGACACCGTGAAGATCGAGGCGGCCGGCACCGACCTGACCCTGCGCGTGGGCGGGCGCACCTGGGCCAACAGCGACGGCAAGCGCAACATGCCCAGCGGCGAGGTCTTTACCGGGCCGCGCGAGGACAGCGCCGAGGGCCACGTCACCTTCGACATCCCGGCGTCCTACGGCGGCGTGCTCGTGCGCGGGGCGCGGCTGGAGTTCCGGGCCGGGCAGGTCGTCTCGGCGCGCGCCGACGAGGGCGAGGACACCCTGCACGCCGCGCTGGCGACCGACCCCGGCGCGCGTTTCCTGGGCGAGCTGGGCATCGGCACCAACTTCGGGATTCAGCGGCCCACCGGCAACATCCTCTTCGATGAGAAGATCGGCGGCACGGTCCACCTCGCGGTCGGGCGCAGCTACCCCGAGACGGGCGGCACCAACCACAGCGCCGTCCACTGGGACCTGATCGCCGACCTGCGCGGTGGCGGCCGGATCCTGCTCGATGGGGAACTGTGGCAGGAGAACGGCCAGTTCGTCTGA
- the purU gene encoding formyltetrahydrofolate deformylase, translating into MTAPASSSAPLDPQGTATLTISCPDRKGIVAAVSQFLHNHGANILHSDQHSTDPSGGSFFMRMEFHLGGLDLAREPFERAFAAVVAEPFGMDWRLSYASEPKRMAILVSRYDHCFLDLLWRKRRGELNVEIPLILSNHEDLRRDAEMFGIPFHVIEVTKGNKAEAEAEQVRLLREAGAEFAVLARYMQILSGDFLRDFGRPVINIHHSFLPAFVGANPYRAAFNRGVKLIGATSHYVTEELDAGPIIAQDVTPVTHRETPETLVRLGRDVERQVLARAVKAHVEDRVLVYGNKTVVF; encoded by the coding sequence ATGACGGCCCCGGCTTCCTCCTCCGCGCCCCTCGACCCCCAGGGCACCGCCACGCTGACCATCTCCTGCCCCGACCGCAAGGGCATCGTGGCGGCCGTCTCGCAGTTCCTGCACAACCACGGCGCGAACATCCTGCACAGCGACCAGCACAGCACCGATCCCTCGGGCGGCAGCTTCTTCATGCGCATGGAGTTCCATCTCGGCGGCCTGGACCTCGCCCGCGAGCCCTTCGAGCGCGCCTTCGCGGCGGTCGTGGCCGAGCCCTTCGGGATGGACTGGCGCCTGAGCTACGCCAGCGAGCCCAAGCGCATGGCGATTCTGGTCAGCCGCTACGACCACTGCTTTCTGGACCTGCTGTGGCGCAAGCGCCGGGGCGAACTGAACGTCGAGATTCCCCTCATCCTGAGCAACCACGAGGACCTGCGCCGCGACGCCGAGATGTTCGGCATTCCCTTCCACGTCATCGAGGTGACCAAGGGCAACAAGGCCGAGGCCGAGGCCGAGCAGGTCCGGCTGCTGCGCGAGGCGGGGGCCGAATTCGCCGTGCTGGCGCGCTACATGCAGATCCTCTCGGGCGACTTCCTGCGCGACTTCGGGCGGCCGGTCATCAACATCCACCACTCGTTCCTGCCGGCCTTCGTGGGGGCCAATCCCTACCGCGCGGCCTTCAACCGGGGGGTCAAGCTCATCGGCGCGACGAGCCATTACGTCACCGAGGAACTCGACGCCGGGCCGATCATCGCGCAGGACGTGACGCCCGTGACCCACCGCGAGACGCCCGAGACGCTCGTGCGCCTGGGCCGCGATGTCGAGCGGCAGGTGCTCGCCCGCGCGGTCAAGGCCCATGTCGAGGACCGTGTGCTGGTGTACGGCAACAAGACCGTCGTGTTCTGA
- a CDS encoding erythromycin esterase family protein encodes MSTLYPSGPGWAMTRPGAALAAFLRTLPAPPRLLGLGEPTHGVSAFPGWRNRMLQVLVEEHGFRSIAIESDAVAALRVNTYVTAGEGTLDEIMASGFSHGFGTLPANRALVEWLRAFNAGRDPADRVRFYGFDPPLENMWAASPRASLLALHAFLSTHGQAGPAEAATIERLCGEDARWTDEAAALNPAASLGRTPQARELRVLADDLATLLRRQAPELAARPGFWEAELHARTATGLLRYHAVMADPVPTPIRVEGMLALRDLLMADHLTAVADRERPRGPTLVFAHNSHLQRPRSEMRMLGETLGWWGAGAHLGLRLGTAYAFIALHWRSSPPEVASEWPPATLYAARDLEGLGLPESAGTPQSAHFPLKAEQVPWLDGLLLLERE; translated from the coding sequence ATGTCAACGCTGTATCCGTCTGGTCCCGGCTGGGCCATGACCCGGCCGGGGGCCGCCCTCGCCGCCTTCCTGCGGACCCTGCCCGCCCCGCCCCGGCTCCTGGGCCTGGGCGAGCCGACGCACGGCGTTTCGGCCTTTCCAGGCTGGCGCAACCGTATGTTGCAGGTGCTGGTCGAGGAACACGGCTTCCGGTCCATCGCCATAGAGAGTGACGCCGTCGCTGCGCTGCGGGTGAATACCTATGTCACAGCGGGCGAAGGGACGCTGGACGAGATCATGGCGTCGGGCTTCAGCCACGGCTTCGGGACTCTGCCCGCCAACCGCGCGCTCGTCGAGTGGCTGCGGGCCTTCAACGCGGGCCGTGATCCTGCCGACCGGGTGCGCTTCTACGGCTTCGACCCGCCGCTGGAAAACATGTGGGCGGCCAGCCCGCGCGCCAGCCTGCTCGCCCTGCACGCCTTCCTGAGTACGCACGGGCAGGCCGGGCCGGCGGAGGCGGCGACCATTGAGCGCCTGTGCGGTGAGGATGCCCGCTGGACCGACGAGGCGGCGGCGCTGAACCCGGCCGCGTCGCTGGGCCGCACCCCGCAGGCGCGCGAGCTGCGGGTGCTGGCCGACGACCTCGCCACCCTGCTCCGGCGGCAGGCCCCGGAACTGGCTGCCCGGCCCGGCTTCTGGGAAGCGGAGTTGCACGCCCGCACGGCGACCGGCCTGCTGCGTTACCACGCGGTCATGGCCGACCCCGTCCCGACGCCCATACGTGTGGAGGGCATGCTGGCCCTGCGGGATCTCCTCATGGCCGACCACCTGACGGCGGTGGCCGACCGCGAGCGCCCGCGCGGCCCCACCCTGGTCTTCGCGCACAACTCGCACCTGCAACGCCCCCGCAGCGAGATGCGGATGCTGGGCGAGACGCTGGGCTGGTGGGGTGCGGGCGCACACCTGGGCCTGCGCCTGGGCACGGCATACGCCTTCATTGCCTTGCATTGGCGCTCGTCGCCGCCGGAGGTCGCCTCGGAGTGGCCGCCCGCCACGCTGTATGCCGCCCGCGACCTGGAGGGGCTGGGCCTCCCCGAGTCCGCCGGGACACCGCAGTCCGCCCATTTTCCCCTGAAGGCGGAACAGGTGCCCTGGCTGGACGGCCTGCTCCTGCTGGAGCGCGAGTGA
- a CDS encoding VOC family protein, giving the protein MEIILDHCVIHVTDWARSNAFYRDVLGAEVVPQGKGYAYRLGDQQLNVHGPGLNPSPLARVPVAPGGSDLCFVWPGRPEEAAAHLKAHGVAVELGPVERRGARGPGHSVYFRDPDGSLLEFISYG; this is encoded by the coding sequence ATGGAGATCATCCTCGACCACTGCGTGATTCATGTGACCGACTGGGCGCGGTCGAACGCCTTCTACCGGGACGTGCTGGGGGCCGAGGTCGTACCTCAGGGCAAGGGCTACGCCTATCGCCTGGGGGACCAGCAGCTCAACGTGCATGGGCCGGGCCTGAATCCCTCGCCCCTGGCGCGCGTTCCGGTGGCCCCCGGCGGCTCGGACCTGTGTTTCGTGTGGCCGGGCCGCCCCGAGGAGGCCGCCGCCCACCTGAAGGCCCACGGCGTCGCCGTCGAGCTGGGGCCGGTCGAGCGCCGGGGCGCACGTGGCCCAGGCCACAGCGTCTACTTCCGCGACCCCGACGGCTCGCTGCTGGAGTTCATCAGTTACGGCTGA
- a CDS encoding diacylglycerol kinase family protein: MRLEGGSALSLRRWWRSAGFARAGIAHAYRTQPNFRIEVWAGTLACAVALALRAPLAPVALACALVLGLELVNTALEAVVDLASPELHPLAKVAKDAAAGAVLVASGGAVMVALAVLLPPLLRVLGF; this comes from the coding sequence ATGCGGCTGGAGGGCGGCTCGGCGCTGAGCCTGCGGCGGTGGTGGCGCTCGGCGGGTTTCGCCCGGGCCGGCATCGCCCACGCCTACCGCACGCAGCCCAACTTCCGGATCGAGGTGTGGGCGGGGACGCTCGCCTGCGCCGTGGCCCTGGCCCTGCGCGCGCCCCTGGCCCCGGTCGCGCTGGCCTGCGCGCTCGTGCTGGGTCTGGAACTCGTGAACACCGCCCTGGAAGCCGTGGTGGACCTCGCCAGCCCCGAGCTGCATCCGCTGGCGAAGGTGGCGAAGGACGCCGCCGCCGGGGCCGTGCTGGTCGCCAGCGGGGGGGCAGTCATGGTCGCCCTGGCGGTGCTGCTGCCGCCGCTGCTGCGGGTGCTGGGGTTCTAG